Below is a window of candidate division WOR-3 bacterium DNA.
CTGGACTTACTGCGGCCTATTATTTAGCCAAGGCAAATGTTAAAACTGTCGTCTTTGAGCGAACTCTAAGGCCTGGTGGTGGAATTGCTGGTGGTGGAATGATGTTTAATAAAATCGTCGTTCAAAAAACTTCTTTACCCATAATGAAAGAGTTAAACATATCAGTCAAGGAATATGAAGATAATTACTTTATAGCATCTGCCTTAGAAGCACTGGGTCAACTAATGTCTTTATCCATCAAAAAAGGCGCAAAGATTTATAATTTAATCTCAGTTGAAGATGTGATGATTCGGAAAGAAAAGATTACTGGAGTTGTTATTAACTGGTCTGCGGTTGAAATGGCAAATCTTCATGTTGACCCTTTAACTGTAGAAAGTAAATTTGTCATTGATGC
It encodes the following:
- a CDS encoding sulfide-dependent adenosine diphosphate thiazole synthase, whose protein sequence is MKLNEITISRAIIETYYKELIDNLKCDVVIAGAGPSGLTAAYYLAKANVKTVVFERTLRPGGGIAGGGMMFNKIVVQKTSLPIMKELNISVKEYEDNYFIASALEALGQLMSLSIKKGAKIYNLISVEDVMIRKEKITGVVINWSAVEMANLHVDPLTVESKFVIDATGHPAEVVKIVEKKIGPKLFTKNGTFLGEKSMWAEVAEELIINNTKEAYHNLYVCGMAANAVFGAPRMGPIFGGMFLSGKRVAELIIKRL